A single window of Bacteroidota bacterium DNA harbors:
- a CDS encoding response regulator transcription factor, translating into MALKTLVIDNEEQIRKGLVKQLKALCPQVTEIHEAGGVAEGIKAINALQPNLVFLDVEMDDGTGIELIKKLGTFNFQLVFITAHDKYAINAFKLSAIDFLLKPIDAEDLIKAVEKAEQNIKSKTLDLQFQILQESLSSITINEKKIVLKDSESIYFVKVSDIVHCKAEGPYTEFYLVPQQKITISKSLKEYEELLEPYGFIRTHHSHLINVKRIVRFDKADGGTLILENKHVVPVSQRKKEQILELLNNL; encoded by the coding sequence ATGGCACTTAAAACATTGGTGATTGATAATGAAGAGCAAATCCGTAAAGGATTGGTGAAACAACTCAAAGCATTGTGTCCTCAGGTTACCGAAATACATGAGGCCGGTGGAGTAGCAGAAGGGATTAAAGCCATAAATGCTCTTCAACCTAATCTGGTTTTTCTGGATGTGGAAATGGATGATGGAACTGGAATTGAGCTCATTAAAAAATTGGGAACATTTAATTTCCAACTTGTTTTCATAACTGCGCACGATAAATATGCTATCAATGCATTTAAATTAAGCGCGATTGATTTTTTATTAAAACCAATTGACGCTGAAGACTTAATTAAGGCGGTCGAAAAAGCAGAACAGAACATAAAAAGCAAAACGCTGGATTTGCAATTTCAAATATTGCAAGAGAGTTTAAGCTCCATCACTATCAATGAGAAGAAAATTGTATTAAAGGATAGCGAATCCATTTATTTTGTAAAGGTTTCGGATATTGTACATTGTAAAGCAGAAGGGCCTTACACAGAATTCTATTTGGTGCCACAGCAAAAAATAACTATTTCAAAAAGTTTAAAGGAATACGAAGAGTTATTGGAGCCTTATGGATTTATCCGCACCCATCACTCACACCTTATCAACGTAAAGCGTATTGTGCGTTTCGATAAAGCCGACGGTGGTACATTAATTCTCGAGAACAAACATGTGGTTCCGGTTTCCCAAAGGAAAAAGGAGCAAATATTGGAATTGCTTAATAATCTGTAG
- a CDS encoding T9SS type A sorting domain-containing protein has product MRVTLTTSITILALAAAFNVNASEPSIKQTGISFTENKGQVCDQNFKPRPDVMFSGTSDGMVYHLTNTGISYQLSKIESWKETIEEKTKTKLRAPNVTSIYRIDVKWMGINNNVKIEKGNPLEGEANYYLQQCPNGALNVKSYSDVTYKNIYNGIDLKWYEKEGNLEYDFIVSPNADPSKIKFQINGAKKLRINEKGQLEITTPLGKITEMAPVAYQDGKEIKAKWELKNNELQFNISSYDHTRTLTIDPMVRLWGTYYGGTVSDRIRDVTTDASNNSYVVGFTSSTAAGTIIATSGAFQTSHAGGGGAWDAFIAKFNPSGVRQWATFYGGVGDDYAMANAIDGVATPNLYVTGYSSSSGTVITTAGAHQTTNSGGFDAFLLKFNSSTGTRVWSTFYGNTNNDYGNDCAVDGANNVIAVGTTSNAPTSTLIATPGSHQSTTGANSDGFIVKFNSSGVRQWGSYYGGTTNEFVYGCDVNKTTNDIAFVGYSSGSPSGIVTAGAYQTGGNAFIVKFNQSGVRQWGTYYAGSSDEIFSCAINTAGDVYAVGTDNSPSSNLGSAGSHQSTAGGGTSDAYLVKISSNGATRLWGTYYGGSNADEAMACSLDNTGNIYMTGFTMSTANISSFSSHQTTFGGGAVSDAYIAGFNPSGVRLFGSYYGGTLTDNGWSCKPDGVGNVYLAGSTAQTGAAGIISTTGSHQASYGGGVEDGFLAKFYTCQNLSLNIAGGTTTLCSSSTTLSASGSGFASYSWSPIGATTSSVLISPTVTTTYTLVANTATTGCVYMDVHTVTAGISPTLTATAATPTACSGAGTSFLSASGASTYSWSTGATTATISVAPSTTTTYTVTGFINACSNSVTVTQTIIPLPTVTITASSNSICAGNSVTLTASGTASSYTWTGGNTNTVIVVSPTVTTNYVLFGSLSGCASANQKTITVTPSPTVNVTASTASICSGSSSSVTLTATGASTYSWNTGGTTASIAVTPTVTTTYSVVGTNTLGCSRTSTINVTVYNTPTVVVSNYTICPGGTATLSASGATTYSWNTGATTSSILVTPSSNTNYTVTGTSFGTCTNTRTLSVTVGSAISIALTPSPSTICIGSSGTITASGATSYTWNTGSNASSIIITPTTATTYTVAGTSGSCSGTNTISISVSPNPTIAASSSSSIICLGNSATLSATGANSYNWNPGSLTGAAVVVSPTSNTTYTVVGSNSAGCTHTQTLALVVSACTGLNEVQSQITSIVIFPNPNNGDFTISVPESGYYTIVNSIGQVVETIEVKDNSQTISVTSLADGIYYLVGKSAKAKIIVNK; this is encoded by the coding sequence ATGAGAGTAACTTTAACAACTTCAATAACCATCTTAGCTCTAGCAGCTGCATTTAATGTAAATGCATCAGAACCTTCCATAAAACAAACAGGCATTAGTTTTACTGAAAACAAGGGCCAAGTGTGTGATCAAAATTTCAAGCCACGACCCGATGTGATGTTTAGTGGTACTTCTGATGGTATGGTTTATCATTTAACCAATACAGGTATTAGCTATCAACTCAGTAAAATTGAAAGTTGGAAAGAAACAATAGAAGAAAAAACCAAAACTAAATTAAGAGCTCCTAATGTAACATCAATTTATAGAATTGATGTGAAATGGATGGGTATTAATAATAATGTAAAAATCGAAAAAGGGAATCCACTTGAAGGCGAAGCGAATTATTACTTACAACAATGTCCTAACGGTGCTCTAAATGTAAAAAGTTACTCAGATGTTACTTACAAGAATATTTACAACGGTATCGACTTAAAGTGGTATGAGAAGGAAGGAAACTTAGAGTATGATTTTATCGTTTCTCCAAATGCTGATCCGAGCAAAATTAAATTTCAGATTAATGGAGCTAAAAAATTAAGAATAAATGAAAAGGGACAATTGGAAATAACTACTCCACTTGGCAAAATTACAGAAATGGCACCGGTAGCATACCAAGATGGAAAAGAAATAAAAGCGAAATGGGAATTAAAAAATAACGAACTGCAATTCAATATTTCATCTTACGATCATACTAGAACACTAACGATTGATCCCATGGTTAGGCTTTGGGGAACTTATTATGGAGGAACTGTAAGTGACAGAATAAGAGATGTAACTACCGATGCTAGTAATAATTCTTATGTTGTTGGCTTCACAAGCTCAACAGCAGCAGGAACTATCATTGCAACGTCCGGGGCATTTCAAACTTCGCATGCTGGCGGAGGAGGAGCATGGGATGCTTTTATTGCCAAGTTTAATCCATCGGGTGTTCGTCAATGGGCTACATTTTATGGTGGTGTGGGTGACGATTATGCAATGGCCAATGCAATCGATGGGGTTGCTACTCCCAACCTTTATGTAACCGGTTATTCCAGTTCATCGGGAACGGTAATTACTACTGCCGGTGCACATCAAACAACCAACTCTGGTGGTTTTGATGCGTTCTTACTAAAATTTAATAGTTCGACAGGCACAAGAGTATGGAGTACTTTTTATGGTAATACTAATAATGATTATGGAAACGACTGTGCAGTTGATGGCGCAAATAATGTGATAGCGGTAGGAACAACTTCAAATGCTCCAACCTCTACATTAATTGCAACACCTGGTTCGCATCAAAGTACCACCGGAGCAAATTCAGATGGTTTTATTGTGAAATTTAATTCAAGCGGCGTTAGACAATGGGGATCTTATTACGGTGGTACTACTAACGAATTCGTTTATGGTTGCGATGTAAATAAAACTACAAATGATATTGCTTTTGTTGGATATAGTTCCGGATCTCCTTCAGGTATTGTTACAGCAGGTGCTTATCAAACAGGTGGTAATGCTTTTATTGTAAAATTTAATCAATCAGGAGTTAGACAATGGGGAACTTATTATGCTGGTTCAAGTGACGAAATTTTTTCTTGCGCAATAAATACTGCAGGAGATGTTTATGCAGTAGGAACCGACAACAGTCCAAGTTCTAATTTGGGAAGTGCCGGAAGCCATCAGTCAACAGCTGGGGGTGGTACTTCTGACGCTTACCTGGTAAAAATTAGTTCAAATGGTGCAACAAGATTATGGGGAACTTATTATGGTGGATCCAATGCTGATGAGGCCATGGCTTGCAGTTTAGATAATACGGGTAATATTTATATGACTGGCTTTACTATGTCAACAGCAAATATTTCATCTTTTTCAAGTCACCAAACTACTTTTGGAGGCGGTGCTGTAAGTGATGCTTATATTGCTGGATTTAATCCGTCCGGTGTTCGTTTATTCGGTTCATATTACGGAGGCACATTAACTGATAATGGATGGTCGTGTAAGCCGGATGGAGTAGGGAATGTTTACCTTGCTGGTTCTACAGCTCAAACGGGTGCAGCCGGCATAATTTCAACTACGGGTAGTCATCAAGCTAGTTATGGTGGAGGGGTTGAAGACGGATTTTTAGCCAAATTTTATACTTGTCAGAATTTGTCACTCAATATCGCTGGCGGAACTACAACACTTTGTTCAAGCTCAACAACATTATCTGCTTCAGGTTCCGGATTTGCAAGTTATAGTTGGAGTCCAATTGGAGCAACCACATCATCTGTATTAATTTCACCAACCGTAACAACTACCTATACACTAGTAGCAAATACAGCAACAACAGGTTGCGTTTATATGGACGTACACACTGTAACCGCAGGAATCTCTCCAACATTAACTGCGACTGCAGCGACACCAACCGCATGTAGTGGTGCAGGTACGTCATTTTTAAGTGCAAGTGGAGCGTCTACTTATTCTTGGAGCACGGGAGCAACTACAGCAACGATAAGTGTGGCTCCTTCTACCACTACTACATATACTGTAACGGGATTTATCAATGCATGTTCAAACAGTGTTACTGTTACACAAACTATTATTCCTTTACCAACCGTTACAATAACAGCAAGTTCAAATAGTATATGTGCAGGTAATTCAGTAACACTGACAGCATCGGGTACCGCATCTTCTTACACATGGACAGGTGGAAATACGAATACGGTTATTGTTGTAAGTCCAACAGTAACGACGAATTATGTGTTATTTGGATCTTTAAGTGGATGTGCAAGTGCAAATCAAAAGACAATTACCGTTACTCCATCACCAACAGTAAATGTAACCGCAAGTACTGCTTCAATTTGTTCGGGTTCGTCATCGAGTGTTACATTAACAGCAACAGGTGCATCAACGTATAGCTGGAACACCGGGGGAACAACCGCATCTATTGCAGTTACTCCTACAGTTACTACAACGTATTCAGTTGTTGGGACAAACACTTTAGGTTGTTCCCGAACAAGCACCATTAATGTAACTGTGTATAATACTCCAACTGTTGTTGTAAGTAATTATACAATTTGTCCTGGAGGTACGGCTACCTTGTCAGCATCGGGTGCTACAACATATTCCTGGAATACCGGCGCCACAACTTCATCTATACTCGTTACACCATCTTCAAACACCAATTATACCGTTACAGGAACAAGTTTTGGAACTTGTACAAATACACGAACATTGAGCGTAACAGTTGGCTCTGCAATTAGTATTGCTTTAACTCCAAGTCCTTCTACTATTTGTATAGGAAGTTCTGGAACAATTACAGCGAGTGGTGCAACATCTTACACATGGAATACAGGTTCAAATGCATCAAGTATTATAATTACACCAACAACAGCAACAACGTATACGGTCGCGGGTACGAGTGGATCATGTAGCGGAACAAATACAATTTCAATATCTGTTAGTCCTAATCCAACAATTGCGGCATCTAGTTCTTCTTCGATTATTTGCTTAGGAAATAGTGCAACGTTAAGTGCAACGGGCGCCAATTCTTACAATTGGAACCCGGGATCTTTAACCGGTGCCGCCGTTGTCGTTAGTCCAACTTCAAATACAACTTACACTGTTGTCGGATCAAATAGCGCAGGCTGTACTCATACCCAAACACTCGCTTTAGTAGTAAGTGCATGTACAGGATTAAACGAAGTGCAATCACAAATTACATCCATAGTTATTTTTCCTAATCCGAATAATGGCGACTTTACAATTAGTGTTCCTGAAAGTGGTTATTACACAATTGTAAATTCAATCGGTCAGGTAGTCGAAACTATAGAAGTAAAAGATAATTCTCAAACCATTTCTGTTACAAGTTTAGCAGATGGTATTTATTATCTGGTTGGAAAATCTGCAAAAGCAAAAATTATAGTGAATAAATAA
- a CDS encoding alpha/beta fold hydrolase: MKSIILLHGAIGASDQLYPLSLELKSKGYECFTLDFSGHGAKSFTNGFGIAAFSSELESFIESNNLKQPHVFGYSMGGFVALYLASKRHDLIGRIITLGTKFEWSPEIAAKEIKMLDSQTISEKVPKFAEALQKRHGDKWKLLLKSTAEMMLELGKNNALTEEEFAKISNHVLLGLAENDSMVSVEETNFAASKIKNSQRFELKEAKHPIETVSTKHLAELINQFIEA; the protein is encoded by the coding sequence ATGAAATCCATCATCCTATTACACGGAGCTATTGGTGCCTCCGATCAACTCTATCCGCTTAGCTTAGAACTTAAAAGCAAAGGATACGAATGTTTTACATTGGATTTTTCCGGTCATGGTGCTAAATCTTTTACTAACGGTTTTGGAATTGCGGCTTTCTCAAGTGAATTAGAAAGTTTCATTGAATCCAATAATTTAAAGCAGCCCCACGTTTTTGGATACAGCATGGGTGGATTTGTGGCTTTGTATTTAGCGTCGAAAAGACACGACTTAATAGGACGAATTATCACTTTAGGAACTAAATTCGAATGGTCGCCCGAAATTGCTGCTAAGGAAATCAAAATGTTGGATTCTCAAACCATCTCAGAAAAGGTTCCAAAATTTGCGGAAGCATTGCAAAAACGACATGGTGATAAATGGAAACTCCTCTTGAAAAGCACAGCAGAGATGATGTTAGAACTTGGAAAAAATAATGCTTTAACTGAAGAGGAATTTGCAAAAATCTCCAATCACGTTTTGCTCGGTTTAGCAGAAAATGATTCAATGGTATCAGTAGAGGAGACAAATTTTGCGGCATCAAAAATCAAAAATTCGCAGCGTTTCGAGCTTAAAGAAGCAAAGCATCCAATTGAGACTGTAAGCACAAAGCACCTTGCTGAATTAATAAATCAATTTATCGAGGCATAG
- a CDS encoding gliding motility-associated C-terminal domain-containing protein — translation MRKLCWSLLSVGLSIFSFGQKNAIDSLAGFDFVGAQEHASHMKTAVEKYKFMEHAKRTYVYSKFHAHQNALVVNADGSVSKGIGNNTIQQGPQPAGCSNIDFESGNTSGWTVTGDNQIQTTAMGNDPFGGFPKVKPGGNFSLRLNDNNISGKVNFTASASRVIPVTAINNQFQLHFAFCILNFPHPGNAAAIFKIQFLNAANQPLSCPSFSCYYANPPGAFVGMPPGTTQTSPLNGVNIGNQSYPVTYVPWQTIAMDLSPYNGQNITVRIDCNWCIYNYDWGYCYIDADCMSATPSGTVCPGPLCGPAGMQSYTWTPPSGPVVTTSCITALAPGTYTCDYTPFAACAATAKTATYLVTPPPASGFTSANACTSYTFTNTGAGAPAVQTFSFVGPSAPASYTTTAATSTVVFPSSATYTVYQNVAIGTCNSTASMVVTPPPPPDPAFTTPTYTQCLNGNSFTFNAIQATGTHTYDFNPVVGAPANGSTNNYGPVSFTAPGTYTVGHTITNTGCTASTTSVITINPHPVAVAANNGPICTGSNLTFTGNGGGTYSWSGPGGFTSAVQNPTITSATPAATGVYNLTVTVAGCTGTTSTNATVTTPTASASNTGPYCAGAGIQLNAGAGTAYSWTGPGGYTSNLQNPTIAGSTTAMSGTYDVTITIGNCFATASTSVTVNALPLPNPTNTGAYCAGDAILLNVGAYNTYTWSGPGGYASSQQNPTISNSAVSNSGAYTVFVTDANGCINSAVTNVVVNPLPVVTVNNPVVCENGNTTLSANGGATYAWSGPGGFTSASQNASVLNASLSNAGQYTVVVTSSDGCVSTGFSNLTVNPLPTPVAMINSPICVNNILNLNATGGVNYQWTGPNGFFASVSNPTIQANSTNYTGTYNVVVTDANGCTASTSANATVNPLPVPSIVSGPNTGCAPICVQYTVNAAAGIANAAWNLGNGSSANGINFAETCYEIPGIYTITAVVTDQNGCSAEATYTTEVYPNPVADFNHAPIKPIINIDGDVVFTDASHSANIVSWNWFFMNTAQYTSNMQNPTFLYTEAGTYAVALVVKSDHGCMDTIVRPLVVGEDFGIYVPNAFTPNADGLNDVFQPKGFGIVEYQLQIFDRWGERIFTTKKFEESWDGRYQGRGDKSVEQGTYTWLINVKDVFGKAHEYKGHVTLIR, via the coding sequence ATGAGAAAATTATGTTGGTCTCTTTTATCGGTTGGTTTATCGATTTTTTCTTTCGGTCAAAAAAACGCTATTGATTCTTTAGCCGGTTTTGATTTCGTTGGCGCGCAGGAACACGCTTCACACATGAAAACTGCCGTTGAGAAGTATAAGTTTATGGAACATGCTAAACGTACTTATGTTTACAGCAAGTTTCATGCTCACCAAAATGCATTAGTAGTGAATGCTGATGGTTCAGTTTCAAAAGGAATTGGTAATAACACGATTCAACAAGGTCCACAACCAGCAGGTTGTAGTAATATCGATTTTGAATCAGGTAACACTTCGGGTTGGACTGTAACCGGTGACAACCAAATTCAAACAACAGCCATGGGTAATGATCCTTTTGGAGGTTTCCCTAAAGTGAAGCCGGGCGGAAATTTTTCATTGCGACTAAACGATAATAATATTTCTGGGAAAGTAAATTTTACAGCGAGCGCTTCTCGTGTTATTCCTGTTACAGCTATTAATAATCAGTTTCAATTACATTTCGCGTTTTGTATTTTAAATTTCCCTCACCCGGGAAATGCAGCTGCAATTTTTAAAATCCAATTTTTAAATGCGGCAAATCAACCTTTATCATGTCCTAGTTTCTCTTGTTATTATGCAAATCCTCCGGGAGCTTTCGTAGGTATGCCTCCGGGAACTACTCAAACTTCACCACTCAATGGTGTTAATATCGGTAATCAATCTTACCCTGTTACTTATGTGCCTTGGCAAACGATTGCTATGGATCTTTCTCCATATAACGGTCAGAACATTACGGTTCGTATCGATTGTAACTGGTGTATTTATAATTACGATTGGGGATATTGTTACATTGATGCAGATTGTATGTCGGCAACTCCATCAGGTACTGTTTGTCCGGGACCATTGTGCGGACCTGCAGGTATGCAAAGCTATACTTGGACTCCACCAAGCGGACCTGTTGTAACAACCAGTTGTATTACAGCACTTGCTCCTGGAACTTATACTTGTGATTATACACCATTCGCAGCTTGTGCTGCAACAGCAAAAACAGCAACCTACTTAGTAACTCCTCCTCCTGCTTCAGGATTTACTTCAGCAAACGCATGTACATCGTATACATTTACTAATACAGGAGCAGGTGCTCCGGCAGTTCAAACATTTTCATTTGTCGGACCAAGTGCACCTGCATCATATACAACAACTGCGGCAACAAGCACTGTCGTCTTTCCGAGTTCAGCAACATATACGGTCTATCAAAATGTAGCGATAGGAACGTGTAACTCAACGGCCTCGATGGTCGTCACGCCGCCTCCGCCTCCCGACCCTGCGTTTACCACTCCAACGTACACGCAGTGTTTAAATGGAAATTCATTTACGTTTAATGCAATACAAGCAACGGGTACACATACCTATGATTTTAATCCTGTCGTCGGTGCACCGGCTAATGGAAGTACCAATAATTATGGACCAGTTAGTTTTACAGCTCCCGGTACATATACAGTAGGACATACCATTACAAATACAGGATGTACCGCAAGTACTACTTCAGTGATTACTATTAATCCGCATCCGGTGGCGGTTGCTGCGAATAACGGACCAATTTGTACCGGTTCAAATCTTACGTTTACCGGTAATGGTGGCGGAACTTATTCGTGGAGTGGTCCCGGTGGATTTACATCTGCCGTTCAAAATCCTACTATAACGTCTGCCACCCCTGCGGCAACCGGAGTTTATAATTTAACTGTAACTGTTGCAGGTTGTACAGGCACAACAAGCACGAATGCAACCGTAACTACCCCTACTGCTTCAGCTTCAAATACGGGGCCATATTGCGCAGGTGCAGGTATTCAATTAAATGCAGGTGCAGGTACAGCTTATAGTTGGACTGGACCTGGTGGGTATACTTCTAACTTACAAAACCCAACAATTGCCGGTTCTACCACAGCGATGAGCGGAACTTATGATGTTACCATTACAATTGGAAATTGTTTTGCTACGGCATCTACTTCGGTAACGGTTAACGCCTTGCCGCTTCCAAACCCAACTAATACCGGTGCTTATTGCGCAGGTGATGCGATATTATTAAATGTTGGCGCTTACAATACTTATACTTGGAGCGGACCGGGTGGATATGCTTCTAGTCAGCAAAATCCAACTATCTCTAATTCGGCTGTTTCAAACAGCGGTGCGTATACGGTTTTTGTTACAGACGCAAACGGTTGTATTAATAGTGCAGTAACAAATGTTGTGGTAAATCCTTTACCTGTAGTTACTGTGAATAATCCTGTGGTTTGTGAAAATGGTAATACTACATTAAGCGCAAATGGTGGAGCAACTTATGCCTGGAGTGGTCCTGGTGGATTTACTTCTGCATCTCAAAATGCATCTGTATTAAATGCTTCCTTGTCAAATGCAGGACAATACACCGTAGTTGTAACAAGTTCTGATGGATGTGTGAGTACTGGTTTCAGTAATCTAACGGTTAACCCATTACCTACGCCGGTAGCTATGATTAATAGTCCGATTTGTGTAAATAATATTTTAAACCTCAATGCAACAGGCGGTGTTAATTATCAATGGACTGGTCCGAACGGATTCTTTGCCAGCGTATCTAACCCAACTATTCAAGCGAATTCAACAAACTACACAGGAACATATAATGTAGTTGTAACAGATGCGAATGGCTGTACCGCTTCTACATCAGCTAATGCCACTGTAAATCCTTTACCAGTTCCTTCAATTGTTTCAGGACCAAACACAGGTTGTGCTCCAATTTGCGTTCAGTATACAGTTAATGCAGCTGCAGGAATTGCAAATGCGGCTTGGAATTTAGGTAACGGAAGTTCTGCTAACGGAATTAATTTCGCTGAAACCTGTTATGAAATTCCGGGTATCTACACTATTACTGCCGTAGTTACCGACCAAAATGGTTGTAGCGCGGAAGCAACTTATACAACAGAAGTTTATCCGAATCCGGTAGCTGATTTTAACCACGCTCCGATTAAGCCAATAATTAATATTGACGGTGATGTTGTGTTTACGGATGCTTCACACAGCGCAAACATTGTAAGCTGGAATTGGTTCTTTATGAATACAGCGCAGTATACATCGAACATGCAAAACCCAACTTTCTTGTATACCGAAGCAGGAACTTACGCTGTAGCCTTAGTAGTAAAAAGTGATCACGGTTGTATGGATACAATTGTAAGACCATTAGTAGTTGGTGAAGATTTCGGAATCTATGTTCCGAATGCGTTTACACCAAATGCGGATGGATTAAACGATGTATTCCAGCCAAAAGGATTTGGTATTGTAGAATATCAATTGCAAATTTTCGATCGTTGGGGTGAGAGAATCTTCACAACTAAGAAGTTTGAAGAGTCATGGGATGGACGTTACCAGGGTAGAGGTGATAAATCTGTAGAGCAAGGAACCTACACTTGGTTAATCAACGTGAAAGATGTGTTTGGTAAAGCACACGAATACAAAGGACATGTAACATTGATTCGATAA
- a CDS encoding 2-(1,2-epoxy-1,2-dihydrophenyl)acetyl-CoA isomerase — protein MNFITSEKKDKVTVITLNRADKFNSFNREMALQLHAALDDAENDKECRAIVLTGNGKAFCAGQDLSEAIDPNGPGIKKIVDEHYNPIVMRLRKIEKPIIAAVNGVAAGAGANIALACDIVTATSSASFIQAFSKIGLIPDSGGTFFLPRLIGLQRASALMITGDKVSAADALQMGMIYKVFEDATFMSDTLKFAAGIADMPTKGIGLTKRLLNESFYNTYDKQIQFESFIQTEAAASYDYNEGVKAFLEKRKPEFKGE, from the coding sequence ATGAATTTCATCACCTCCGAAAAAAAAGATAAAGTAACGGTTATCACATTAAACCGTGCCGATAAGTTCAACAGTTTCAATCGCGAAATGGCCTTGCAATTACACGCCGCACTCGATGATGCTGAAAATGATAAAGAATGCCGCGCTATTGTATTAACCGGAAACGGAAAAGCGTTTTGTGCCGGACAAGATTTATCGGAAGCAATTGATCCAAATGGTCCGGGTATTAAAAAAATTGTGGATGAACATTACAATCCGATTGTAATGCGTTTGCGTAAAATTGAAAAACCAATTATCGCCGCAGTGAATGGTGTTGCGGCAGGTGCCGGTGCTAACATTGCTTTAGCTTGCGATATTGTTACAGCAACTTCGTCGGCCAGTTTTATTCAGGCATTTAGTAAAATCGGATTAATTCCGGATAGCGGCGGAACTTTTTTCTTACCACGATTAATTGGCTTACAACGTGCATCCGCTTTAATGATTACAGGCGATAAAGTTTCGGCTGCCGATGCTTTACAAATGGGCATGATTTATAAAGTGTTTGAAGATGCCACTTTTATGTCAGACACATTAAAATTCGCTGCAGGTATTGCGGATATGCCAACCAAAGGTATCGGGCTAACGAAACGTTTATTAAACGAAAGTTTTTATAATACTTACGATAAACAAATACAATTTGAAAGTTTTATTCAAACTGAAGCTGCTGCCTCTTATGATTATAATGAAGGTGTAAAAGCGTTTTTAGAAAAACGTAAACCTGAATTTAAAGGCGAGTAA
- the rocF gene encoding arginase, whose protein sequence is MIKPIRIVEVKSEIGAGTRGASMGIDAIKIAALDFGSPFFKKFKTVEIPNENNLLLEPVVNDYAKRIKGIYNLNERLAKEISKILTKDEVPIVLAGDHSSALGTISGIRMAYPQKRLGVIWIDAHADLHSPYTTPSGNMHGMPLACVLGEDNKDRQQNKPDDETIEYWEKLKNLGGIMPKIQPNDLVFVALRDYEPQEDYIIKKNKIRVFNLQEIRKKAVERVAIESLNYLDHCDLIYVSFDVDSMDSRISSGTGTPVPNGITEKEAGNLIYYIMRSKKICCFEMVEINPTLDKENLMAENAFEILQKATNQLSHDF, encoded by the coding sequence ATGATAAAACCTATCCGCATAGTTGAAGTTAAAAGTGAAATTGGTGCCGGAACGCGTGGTGCCAGTATGGGAATTGACGCTATTAAGATAGCTGCCCTCGATTTCGGGAGTCCCTTTTTTAAAAAATTTAAAACCGTTGAAATTCCGAACGAAAACAACCTGCTTTTAGAGCCGGTTGTAAACGATTATGCTAAGCGTATTAAAGGTATTTACAACCTGAATGAGCGTTTAGCCAAGGAAATTTCAAAAATCCTTACAAAGGATGAGGTTCCAATTGTATTAGCCGGCGATCACAGTTCTGCATTAGGAACCATTTCCGGTATTCGTATGGCTTACCCGCAAAAACGACTTGGTGTAATTTGGATTGATGCACATGCCGATTTGCATAGTCCGTATACAACGCCAAGTGGTAATATGCACGGAATGCCTTTGGCTTGTGTATTAGGAGAAGATAATAAAGACCGTCAGCAAAATAAACCGGATGACGAAACCATAGAGTATTGGGAAAAATTAAAAAACTTAGGCGGCATCATGCCGAAAATTCAACCAAACGATTTAGTATTTGTAGCGCTTCGTGATTATGAACCGCAGGAAGATTATATTATTAAGAAAAATAAAATTCGTGTCTTCAATTTACAAGAGATTCGCAAAAAAGCCGTTGAGCGCGTAGCCATCGAATCACTAAATTATTTGGATCACTGTGATTTAATTTATGTAAGCTTTGATGTGGATAGTATGGATTCACGTATCTCCAGCGGAACAGGAACACCGGTGCCAAATGGTATTACAGAAAAAGAAGCCGGTAACTTGATTTATTATATCATGCGGAGTAAAAAAATCTGCTGCTTCGAAATGGTTGAGATTAATCCAACACTTGATAAAGAAAATTTAATGGCAGAAAATGCTTTTGAAATTTTACAGAAAGCAACTAATCAATTGAGTCACGATTTTTAG